The proteins below are encoded in one region of Ricinus communis isolate WT05 ecotype wild-type chromosome 6, ASM1957865v1, whole genome shotgun sequence:
- the LOC8285767 gene encoding exocyst complex component EXO70H1, protein MLVPDTPRSTTSSNNTLSAIKMMAVSLYNSFPSSSIPSSPVIHKFTQSMMEENIDNAELIIKKWAPSTSSVTFATSLFHQRKEAKEFLKCVKDLRRAMHFLVSEHRASAKLVLAQKLMQIAMNRLEKELYLILSAHHDQLDPESVSGPSSDGSSNFEDEDEEGSEEEIKLVGESIANVEREATYAMSDLKSIADCMISAGYGKECIKIYKLIRKSIVDEGLYLLGVERLRSSHIQKMNWEALEHLIKNWLNAVKIAVKTLFNGEKALCDHVFSASETLRESCFSEITKEGAINLFRFPELIVKSKKSPERIFPLMELHEALSNLWPEIELIFNSESTSAIKLQALSSLQKLGASVHAILSDFESTIQKDSSKTPVLGGGIHPLTRTAMSYISSLADYSGILSDIVSDSPSLRNTPLPESYFESPTSDDNSTPEVSVRLAWLILTLLCKLDSKAEVYKDVSLSYLFLANNLQFIIEKVCTTRLKLVLGEDWISKHTKKLKQYAVNYEIMAWNKVFSSLPEKPYQELPPEAIKERFQRFNAAFLEAYKKQTSWIVPDGKLRDELKVSIATKLVAAYREFCDTYLVMLSGEKNLETLVRFGPDDLGNYLSDLFHGAAISGSSSSSSSLSSSRGCIPR, encoded by the coding sequence ATGCTTGTACCAGATACTCCAAGGAGTACTACTAGTAGTAACAATACACTTTCTGCAATAAAAATGATGGCAGTTTCATTATATAACTCATTTCCAAGTTCTTCCATTCCTTCCTCTCCTGTAATCCACAAGTTCACTCAATCAATGATGGAAGAGAACATTGATAATGCAGAGTTAATCATCAAGAAATGGGCTCCAAGCACCTCATCAGTAACCTTTGCAACTTCCCTTTTCCACCAgagaaaagaagcaaaagaGTTCTTGAAATGCGTCAAGGACTTGCGTCGAGCTATGCACTTCTTAGTCTCTGAACATAGAGCTTCTGCTAAGCTTGTACTTGCTCAAAAACTCATGCAAATTGCCATGAACAGACTTGAAAAAGAACTTTATCTGATACTGTCTGCGCATCACGACCAACTTGATCCTGAGTCTGTTTCAGGTCCTTCTTCAGATGGTTCTAGCAATTTCGAAGACGAAGATGAAGAGGGATCTGAAGAAGAGATCAAACTAGTTGGTGAATCAATTGCTAATGTTGAGAGAGAGGCAACGTATGCTATGTCTGATCTCAAGTCTATAGCTGACTGTATGATTAGTGCTGGCTATGGTAAAGAATGTatcaaaatatacaaactCATCAGGAAATCAATAGTAGATGAAGGGTTATATCTGCTTGGAGTTGAAAGACTCAggtcttctcatattcaaaagaTGAACTGGGAAGCTCTTGAGCATTTGATCAAGAACTGGTTGAATGCAGTAAAGATTGCTGTAAAAACACTATTTAATGGAGAAAAAGCTCTTTGTGATCACGTTTTCTCTGCATCTGAAACTCTTAGAGAATCATGCTTTTCTGAGATCACTAAAGAAGGTGCAATCAATCTATTCAGGTTTCCTGAATTGATTGTTAAAAGCAAGAAATCACCAGAAAGAATTTTCCCATTAATGGAACTGCATGAAGCACTCTCCAATCTTTGGCCGGAGATTGAATTGATATTCAACTCTGAATCAACTTCAGCAATTAAATTGCAAGCGCTGTCATCACTGCAGAAACTTGGTGCGTCGGTCCACGCTATTCTATCAGACTTTGAATCAACAATTCAGAAAGACTCATCAAAAACTCCTGTTCTTGGTGGTGGGATTCACCCGTTGACTCGAACAGCGATGAGTTATATATCTTCACTTGCGGATTACAGTGGAATTCTCTCTGACATTGTTTCTGATTCTCCATCATTAAGGAATACACCATTGCCTGAATCTTACTTCGAAAGTCCAACTTCTGATGACAATTCAACCCCAGAAGTCTCAGTCCGCTTGGCATGGCTAATACTGACTCTTTTATGCAAGCTTGATAGCAAAGCAGAAGTATACAAAGATGTATCTTTGTCATATCTTTTCCTGGCAAACAATCTTCAATTCATCATCGAGAAAGTCTGCACGACTCGCCTTAAACTGGTGCTAGGTGAGGATTGGATTTCTAAGCATACGAAGAAGCTCAAGCAATACGCTGTAAACTACGAAATCATGGCATGGAACAAAGTCTTCTCATCTTTACCAGAGAAACCTTATCAAGAACTGCCACCTGAAGCAATAAAGGAGCGCTTTCAGAGATTTAATGCAGCTTTCTTGGAAGCATACAAGAAACAGACATCATGGATTGTTCCAGATGGGAAGCTAAGAGATGAACTGAAAGTGTCAATAGCAACGAAACTTGTAGCAGCTTATAGAGAATTTTGCGACACATATCTGGTGATGCTGAGTGGAGAGAAGAACTTGGAGACGTTGGTAAGATTTGGCCCTGATGATCTTGGGAACTACCTGTCAGATTTGTTCCACGGGGCTGCAATTTCAGGTAGTtcctcatcatcttcatcattaTCTTCGTCACGAGGATGCATACCCCGGtga